The Hippoglossus hippoglossus isolate fHipHip1 chromosome 21, fHipHip1.pri, whole genome shotgun sequence genome contains a region encoding:
- the tmem30c gene encoding transmembrane protein 30C, giving the protein MGKVKGKPGPLARRPDNSAFKQQRLPAWSPMLTANTVLPFFYFMALICMLLGVWLLLTVQSTQEVKMDYTEAGQCSTCFEKLQNKSNAGQSCSCTVVLSIKKPLKGDVFFYYGLKNFHQNLRRYMDSRDDGQMVGRKTNLKNPSSYCTPFDRDQNGLPIAPCGAVANSMFNDSFTLFYQDKIGSSVKVPLLRRGITWYTDKNVKYRNPKMDNLTLAKVFEGTAKPLFWQKPVYELDPFDSTNNGFINDDLIVWMREAAFPNFKKLYGVLYRGDSPFTQGLPAGSYTMEISYNFPVQHFQGRKEVVLTTLTWFGGQNHFLPIAYLVTSGLILLIAIVLTVVWCKFGKTGKNMEE; this is encoded by the exons ATGGGCAAAGTGAAGGGCAAGCCTGGGCCCTTGGCCCGGAGGCCAGACAACTCGGCTTTCAAACAGCAGAGGCTACCTGCCTGGTCTCCCATGCTGACTGCGAACACTGTGCTGCCTTTCTTCTACTTTATGGCTTTGATATGTATGCTGCTGGGAGTGTGGCTGCTTCTCACAGTTCAGAGCACACAGGAAGTTAAG ATGGATTACACCGAAGCTGGGCAATGTAGCACATGTTTTGAAAagcttcaaaataagagcaacgcaggacagagctgcagctgcacagtggTCCTCTCCATCAAGAAACCCCTCAAG gGAGACGTCTTTTTCTATTACGGCCTCAAGAACTTCCACCAGAACCTCCGTAGATACATGGACTCCAGAGACGATGGACAGATGGTCGGCAGGAAGACAAACTTAAAG AACCCCAGTTCTTACTGCACGCCGTTCGACAGAGACCAGAACGGACTCCCCATCGCCCCCTGTGGTGCTGTGGCCAACAGCATGTTCAACG ACTCCTTCACTCTGTTCTATCAGGACAAAATTGGTAGCTCAGTGAAGGTTCCCTTGTTGCGGAGAGGCATCACCTGGTACACGGACAAAAATGTCAAGTACCGCAACCCCAAGATGGACAACTTGACCCTGGCTAAAGTGTTTGAAG GCACAGCCAAGCCTCTGTTCTGGCAGAAACCCGTGTACGAGCTCGATCCGTTTGATTCAACCAACAACGGCTTCATTAACGACGACCTGATCGTGTGGATGAGGGAAGCAGCATTCCCCAACTTCAAGAAGCTCTATGGGGTTTTATACCGAGGCGACAGCCCCTTTACTCAGGGGCTTCCAGCGGGGTCTTACACCATGGAGATATCCTACA ACTTCCCTGTGCAGCATTTCCAAGGCAGGAAGGAAGTGGTGCTGACCACGCTGACCTGGTTCGGAGGTCAGAACCATTTCCTGCCCATCGCTTACCTGGTGACCAGCGGTCTGATCCTCCTGATCGCCATCGTCCTCACGGTGGTGTGGTGCAAGTTTGGAAAGACTGGGAAGAACATGGAAGAGTGA